Proteins from one Patescibacteria group bacterium genomic window:
- a CDS encoding NAD(P)/FAD-dependent oxidoreductase → MNYNIIIIGGGPAGMMTAGRAGELGQQVLLLEKNQSLGIKLLATGHGRCNLTNMFADKKELIDCYGKNSKFLMSAFHRFGVKETLDFFKTRGVVTKVEDNGRVFPKSDKARDVLQVLTNYLDENKVQIKYGAIVKKIIKKDDKIEKIILESGEELMADKFVICVGGQSYPGTGSTGDAYAWLEKLGHNIVKPRPALTSLILNDTFVKAVEGVSLQNIGITLKKDNKKMNTKSGSIIFTADGVSGPAIIDMSREVDLSVSGKFSLSLDLLPHVNEADLDLQLQKEFQRDGNKMIKNSLTPLAPSRLGVLLLWLLNIDPEKQLSVMTKDERRGIVRLLKSFSLEIKDVKGFDKAMITAGGVDTREVNPKTMQSKIIENLYFAGEILDLDGPTGGYNLQICWSTGHAAGEALAE, encoded by the coding sequence ATGAACTACAATATAATTATAATTGGTGGCGGACCAGCTGGTATGATGACGGCGGGGCGAGCAGGTGAACTTGGGCAGCAGGTTTTGTTGTTGGAAAAAAACCAGAGCCTGGGCATTAAATTATTAGCGACCGGACATGGGCGTTGTAATTTAACCAATATGTTTGCAGATAAAAAAGAATTAATTGATTGCTATGGTAAAAATAGCAAGTTTTTGATGTCGGCTTTTCATCGATTTGGCGTTAAGGAGACTTTGGATTTTTTTAAAACGCGAGGCGTGGTGACGAAAGTTGAGGACAATGGTCGTGTGTTTCCGAAAAGCGACAAGGCGCGGGATGTTTTGCAGGTGTTGACGAATTATTTAGATGAGAATAAGGTGCAGATAAAATATGGTGCGATAGTAAAAAAGATAATTAAAAAAGACGATAAAATTGAAAAAATTATTTTAGAAAGCGGCGAGGAGTTAATGGCGGACAAATTTGTGATTTGTGTCGGTGGTCAATCTTATCCGGGCACTGGTTCAACTGGTGATGCTTATGCGTGGCTAGAAAAACTAGGACATAATATTGTTAAACCGCGACCGGCCCTGACTTCATTAATCTTGAACGACACTTTTGTTAAAGCCGTTGAAGGTGTGAGTCTGCAAAATATTGGCATTACTCTTAAAAAAGATAATAAAAAAATGAACACTAAAAGTGGTTCAATTATTTTTACCGCTGACGGCGTGAGTGGGCCGGCGATTATCGATATGAGTCGCGAGGTTGATTTATCAGTGTCTGGCAAGTTTTCTTTGAGTTTGGATTTATTGCCGCATGTTAATGAAGCGGACTTGGATTTGCAGCTGCAAAAAGAATTTCAGCGTGATGGCAATAAAATGATCAAAAATAGCTTAACGCCCTTGGCGCCGTCGCGTTTGGGAGTGTTGCTTTTGTGGCTCTTAAACATTGACCCGGAAAAACAATTAAGTGTAATGACTAAAGACGAGCGTAGGGGTATTGTTCGTTTGCTCAAGAGTTTTAGCTTGGAAATAAAGGATGTGAAAGGTTTTGATAAAGCCATGATTACTGCCGGCGGTGTAGATACGCGCGAAGTTAATCCGAAGACAATGCAGTCAAAGATAATTGAAAATCTTTATTTTGCCGGTGAAATTCTGGATCTTGATGGTCCGACTGGTGGTTATAATTTACAAATCTGTTGGAGTACAGGCCATGCAGCTGGCGAAGCTTTGGCAGAATAA
- a CDS encoding AAA family ATPase: MYLEKLEIHGFKSFAQKTVLAFPGMLPDAKQGLTGIVGPNGSGKSNISDAVRWVLGEQSLKSLRGKKAEDVIFAGTEKKGQLGMAEVSLFLNNSEKKAPIDYTNLVITRRIYRDGNSEYLLNNTKVRLLDVQMLLAKANVGQKTYSVVGQGTVDGFLNSSLADRKEFFDEATGVKQYQIKRDASLNKLRSSYDNLVQAQMLLAEIEPRLASLTRQVNKLRKRGDLEKELRALQLVHYSNLWHANNDKLREYNQAFLELENIKQDKDNKLNSLNKELEKFEAVTNEENEYEQLQRDLNKEMSVKGNLERELARVNAQLEVRLEAAGKFDLSFLLTKKEEIAKELKVVNEEMISLGNSVSHDTGQGEELYLELKKQEEKIKEQNKIIIEVGRSNQQTPPKHIISLNERFDEVLKKLNVAKELNELTVIREILAEIYQEVEEIFNESRGKSQNHIQETASVNENWQAAHLDLQNLIDEKEAIIVRINENNLRIGARTERVKLLKEKVGSMESELKMVESKIKQNSEHFDFEGVKEEQDKLRVNIDKIEETVLALKNRIGKISREEEEKRKKLLALQKDIHEAQMEINSLGARLNETSIQAARFETRLESLEAEIRDELQGLKEIKDGTHLDQAMSENVLKEKINQIKKQLETIGGIDPQIEDEYKETKDRYDYLKEQADDLDKAIDSLEKIIIELDKTIKEKFDREFNLIAKKFEEYFKILFNGGTAKIEKVIEDFEEKSVVDEVQTELNEDGVEVAVKKEKVKNVSGVSAGFADPQKIKFLQKHNSTGLAGIEINACPPGKKISSVSMLSGGEKALTAIALISAIISNNPSPFVFLDEVDAALDEANSERLAKILDDLADKTQFIVITHNRASMKRASVLYGVTMGDDGVSKLLSVKIDDVVNKARY, encoded by the coding sequence ATGTATTTAGAAAAATTAGAGATTCACGGATTTAAGTCTTTTGCTCAGAAGACGGTTTTGGCGTTTCCGGGGATGTTGCCGGATGCGAAGCAGGGTTTGACGGGGATCGTCGGGCCGAATGGTTCGGGCAAGTCCAATATTTCCGATGCGGTGCGTTGGGTGTTGGGTGAGCAGAGTTTGAAATCATTGCGCGGGAAGAAGGCGGAGGATGTGATTTTTGCTGGTACTGAGAAAAAAGGACAACTGGGCATGGCCGAGGTTTCTTTATTTTTGAATAACAGTGAGAAGAAAGCGCCGATTGATTATACCAATCTGGTGATTACACGCCGGATTTATCGGGACGGTAATAGTGAATATTTATTGAATAATACTAAAGTTCGTTTGTTGGACGTGCAGATGTTGTTGGCGAAGGCGAACGTCGGGCAGAAGACTTATAGTGTTGTAGGACAGGGAACCGTTGATGGTTTTTTAAATAGTTCTCTTGCTGATCGCAAGGAGTTTTTTGATGAAGCAACAGGCGTGAAGCAATATCAGATTAAGCGTGATGCCTCTTTGAATAAATTGCGTTCGAGTTATGATAATCTTGTGCAGGCGCAGATGTTGTTGGCGGAGATTGAGCCACGCTTGGCTAGTCTAACACGACAGGTGAATAAACTACGCAAGCGCGGTGACTTGGAAAAAGAATTGCGGGCTTTACAATTGGTGCATTACAGTAATTTGTGGCATGCGAATAATGATAAGTTGAGAGAATATAATCAAGCCTTTTTAGAATTGGAAAATATTAAACAGGACAAGGATAATAAACTAAACTCTTTGAACAAGGAGTTGGAAAAATTTGAGGCAGTAACGAATGAAGAGAATGAGTATGAGCAATTACAGCGCGACTTGAATAAGGAGATGTCGGTAAAAGGGAATTTGGAACGCGAACTAGCGCGCGTGAATGCGCAATTGGAGGTCAGATTGGAAGCGGCGGGTAAATTTGATTTGTCATTTTTGTTGACCAAGAAAGAAGAGATTGCGAAGGAGCTAAAAGTGGTAAATGAGGAAATGATTTCGTTGGGCAATAGTGTGAGCCATGACACTGGACAGGGTGAGGAGTTGTATTTGGAATTAAAAAAACAAGAAGAAAAAATTAAGGAACAAAATAAAATTATCATTGAAGTCGGTCGCAGTAATCAGCAAACACCGCCGAAGCACATTATTAGCTTAAATGAGCGTTTTGATGAGGTTTTGAAAAAATTAAACGTAGCCAAGGAGTTGAATGAGTTGACAGTGATCCGCGAGATTTTGGCAGAGATTTATCAAGAAGTGGAAGAGATTTTTAATGAATCAAGGGGTAAATCGCAAAACCATATTCAAGAAACTGCTTCGGTTAATGAAAATTGGCAAGCAGCACATTTGGATTTACAAAACTTGATTGACGAAAAGGAAGCGATTATTGTGCGTATCAACGAAAACAATTTACGCATTGGAGCACGCACGGAGCGCGTTAAATTATTGAAAGAAAAGGTGGGATCAATGGAGAGTGAATTAAAGATGGTTGAGTCTAAAATTAAACAGAACTCCGAACATTTTGATTTTGAGGGCGTGAAAGAAGAACAGGATAAATTGCGAGTGAACATTGATAAAATTGAAGAGACGGTTTTGGCCTTAAAAAATCGGATTGGCAAGATTAGCCGTGAAGAAGAAGAGAAGCGTAAGAAACTTTTGGCTTTGCAAAAAGACATTCATGAAGCACAAATGGAAATTAATTCCCTGGGAGCGCGTTTGAACGAGACGAGTATCCAAGCGGCGCGTTTTGAAACACGCTTGGAAAGCTTGGAGGCCGAAATTCGCGATGAGCTGCAGGGCTTGAAGGAGATTAAGGATGGCACGCACTTGGATCAGGCAATGAGTGAGAATGTTTTAAAGGAAAAGATTAATCAAATTAAAAAACAATTAGAAACGATTGGTGGTATTGATCCGCAAATCGAAGATGAATACAAAGAGACCAAGGATCGCTATGATTATTTAAAAGAGCAGGCTGATGATTTGGATAAGGCAATTGATTCTTTGGAAAAAATTATAATCGAGTTGGATAAGACGATTAAAGAGAAGTTTGATCGTGAGTTTAATTTGATTGCAAAAAAGTTTGAGGAATATTTTAAGATATTGTTTAATGGAGGCACGGCCAAGATTGAGAAGGTGATTGAAGATTTTGAGGAGAAGAGCGTAGTTGATGAAGTACAGACCGAGCTTAACGAAGATGGTGTTGAGGTTGCCGTCAAAAAAGAGAAGGTTAAAAATGTGAGTGGTGTATCAGCTGGCTTTGCAGATCCGCAGAAAATTAAATTTTTACAAAAGCATAATTCTACCGGATTAGCTGGCATTGAAATAAATGCTTGTCCACCGGGAAAAAAGATTAGCTCTGTCTCAATGTTGTCTGGTGGTGAAAAAGCTTTGACCGCTATTGCTTTGATTAGTGCGATTATCAGCAACAACCCCTCACCCTTTGTTTTCTTGGATGAAGTGGATGCGGCCTTGGATGAGGCCAACTCAGAACGCTTGGCAAAAATTTTGGATGACTTGGCAGACAAGACACAGTTTATTGTTATTACGCATAATCGTGCTTCAATGAAGAGAGCGAGTGTTTTGTATGGAGTGACTATGGGTGATGACGGCGTGTCGAAGTTGTTAAGCGTGAAGATTGACGATGTTGTCAATAAAGCAAGATATTAG
- a CDS encoding PhoH family protein, whose amino-acid sequence MVKIYILDGGVLRHCPDVFGYFEDNDIVVPISVIEGLNAYKDGSEQENYNVRKVMRFLNKLITKKGSFKKGVKTPGGGSIRIEVNRKNVINAAPMGVDFDDPKHRILAVAYNLSFTKRGNRRKGKKVILVSKDINLRLKANSYGILAQDFEGDKSKIVDQHDGIERVTVSENLFGAVLAGETNEAKLPNLQANEFLEMDCRSLEMKVLMRKKNGALVKMPEIRDLYGIKPRNQEQKYCFDLLTDPAVQVMTMAGPAGTGKTFLALIAGLELSGPNKLYDGIIVWRAVMPVGKDIGYLPGSKDEKILPWMKPIYDNLQAIVSEKNKKGIPYEKGTIEAQVERLLKTVISLEVLSFIRGRSIRRQFIIVDETQNLTPHEIKTVISRAGEGTKFVLTGDTDQIDCLELDASSNGLSHVVRKLRGHKIHGHVSLLKSERSDLATVAVKYL is encoded by the coding sequence ATGGTCAAAATTTATATTTTGGACGGCGGTGTTTTACGTCATTGTCCAGATGTGTTTGGGTATTTCGAGGATAATGACATTGTTGTGCCGATATCCGTAATTGAAGGTTTAAATGCATACAAGGATGGCTCAGAGCAAGAAAACTACAACGTTAGAAAGGTGATGAGGTTTCTTAATAAATTAATCACGAAAAAAGGAAGCTTTAAAAAGGGTGTTAAAACTCCAGGAGGTGGGTCAATAAGAATTGAGGTTAATCGTAAAAATGTTATTAATGCCGCGCCCATGGGCGTTGATTTTGATGACCCGAAGCATAGAATCTTGGCGGTGGCCTATAATCTTTCTTTTACCAAGAGGGGCAACAGAAGAAAAGGAAAAAAAGTCATTTTGGTCTCTAAGGATATAAATTTGAGACTTAAAGCGAATAGCTATGGTATTCTTGCTCAAGATTTCGAAGGTGACAAAAGTAAAATTGTTGATCAGCACGATGGTATTGAAAGGGTAACCGTGAGCGAGAATCTTTTTGGTGCAGTTTTGGCGGGTGAGACGAATGAGGCTAAGTTGCCAAATCTTCAGGCGAATGAATTTCTAGAAATGGACTGTCGTTCGCTCGAGATGAAGGTTTTAATGCGAAAAAAGAATGGTGCATTGGTTAAAATGCCAGAAATAAGAGATTTGTATGGCATAAAGCCTAGAAATCAGGAGCAGAAATATTGTTTTGACTTGCTAACTGATCCTGCCGTTCAGGTAATGACAATGGCTGGTCCAGCTGGAACTGGTAAAACGTTCTTGGCGCTAATTGCTGGTTTGGAATTATCCGGACCCAATAAGCTCTATGACGGTATTATTGTCTGGCGGGCAGTCATGCCAGTTGGCAAAGACATTGGCTATTTGCCCGGAAGCAAGGATGAGAAAATTTTGCCATGGATGAAACCCATTTATGACAATCTGCAAGCCATTGTTAGTGAAAAAAATAAAAAAGGTATCCCTTATGAAAAAGGGACAATTGAGGCACAAGTAGAGCGTCTACTTAAAACAGTTATTAGTCTTGAGGTTTTATCTTTTATTCGCGGGCGGTCTATCCGAAGGCAATTTATTATTGTTGATGAGACGCAAAATTTAACACCTCATGAAATAAAAACAGTTATTTCACGTGCTGGGGAGGGCACAAAATTTGTTTTAACCGGAGATACCGATCAAATTGATTGTCTTGAGCTCGATGCTTCTAGTAATGGACTTTCTCATGTGGTTAGAAAATTGCGCGGACATAAAATACATGGACATGTTTCTCTGTTAAAAAGTGAAAGGAGTGATTTGGCCACTGTCGCGGTTAAATATTTATAA
- a CDS encoding KH domain-containing protein has translation MNEVTDKDFLEFIVKSIVANPDKVAVERTVDERGVLLTLNIDPADMGYVIGRRGQTAQAIRTLLKIVGAKNNSRVNLKINEPEGSTRGPRFERESNDAPRRSSEEIDTSSVDDFKI, from the coding sequence ATGAACGAAGTTACAGACAAAGATTTTTTGGAGTTTATCGTAAAGTCCATTGTTGCAAATCCTGACAAGGTAGCTGTTGAAAGAACAGTTGACGAAAGAGGTGTGCTTTTGACTTTAAACATCGATCCAGCAGACATGGGTTATGTAATCGGACGAAGAGGACAAACAGCTCAAGCAATTAGAACTTTGTTAAAGATTGTAGGCGCTAAGAACAATTCAAGAGTTAATTTGAAAATTAACGAACCAGAAGGCTCAACAAGAGGACCAAGATTTGAAAGAGAGTCAAATGACGCTCCAAGAAGATCTTCAGAAGAGATTGATACTTCAAGCGTAGACGATTTCAAGATTTAA
- a CDS encoding 3D domain-containing protein, protein MKSEFPIFRKKSIIPSFLADKIILSLIFITFFDFALFPVPILAAEINPKTQESGLLEEINNSLDLIKDVLVDDTSNFTGKLPNNKDVAKAKTEFHEMTAYTSEVAQCDASPCITANGFNVCKHNVEDTIAANFLKFGTKVKIPELYGDRVFIVRDRMNRRYPDRVDIWMKDKKQAIKFGFKVAKIEILE, encoded by the coding sequence ATGAAATCAGAATTTCCTATTTTTAGAAAAAAATCTATAATCCCCTCTTTTTTAGCAGACAAAATTATTCTGTCACTTATTTTCATCACCTTCTTTGACTTTGCGTTATTTCCAGTGCCAATTTTGGCCGCTGAAATTAACCCCAAGACACAAGAAAGTGGTCTATTAGAAGAAATTAATAATTCACTTGATCTAATTAAAGATGTTTTAGTTGATGATACTAGCAATTTTACTGGCAAATTGCCAAATAATAAAGACGTAGCAAAAGCCAAAACAGAGTTTCATGAAATGACCGCCTACACCTCCGAGGTAGCCCAATGTGATGCTTCGCCCTGTATTACCGCCAATGGCTTCAATGTTTGCAAACACAACGTTGAAGATACGATTGCGGCTAACTTTCTTAAGTTTGGCACAAAAGTAAAAATTCCGGAATTATACGGCGATCGTGTTTTTATCGTTCGTGATCGTATGAATAGAAGATATCCAGACCGAGTAGATATTTGGATGAAAGACAAAAAACAGGCTATCAAGTTTGGTTTTAAGGTCGCTAAAATTGAAATATTGGAGTAA
- the rpsP gene encoding 30S ribosomal protein S16 — translation MLTIKLSRIGKKKKPMYRFIISEKSKDPYGDSLEILGSYNPYSKEMTTNGERINYWISKGAQMTATVNNLLVGAKIVEGKKVTASKPGKKKDEAAKK, via the coding sequence ATGCTGACTATCAAGCTATCAAGAATTGGAAAGAAGAAAAAGCCAATGTATCGTTTTATTATTTCTGAAAAATCTAAGGATCCCTATGGCGATTCATTGGAAATTTTGGGATCATATAATCCTTATTCAAAGGAAATGACTACCAATGGTGAACGTATTAACTACTGGATTAGTAAGGGTGCGCAGATGACTGCGACTGTGAACAATCTATTGGTTGGTGCCAAAATTGTTGAAGGTAAAAAAGTAACAGCTTCAAAACCAGGCAAAAAAAAGGACGAAGCGGCTAAAAAATAA
- a CDS encoding acetate uptake transporter has product MTLPKGLINAANPAPLGLLGFGMTTVLLNMHNAAFFSMDGMILAMGVFYGGIAQIIAGILEWRKQNTFGMTAFTSYGLFWLSLVGIIVLPAAGLASKPEPSAMAAYLFMWGLFTAVMYVATLKLGKGLQIVFALLTILFMLLALGDITGITLITRIAGYEGIVCGFSAIYLASAEILNEVYDKKILPM; this is encoded by the coding sequence ATGACTCTTCCAAAAGGTTTAATTAATGCCGCTAATCCAGCGCCTTTGGGCTTGTTAGGATTCGGCATGACAACAGTTTTGTTAAACATGCATAACGCGGCCTTCTTTTCGATGGACGGCATGATCCTCGCGATGGGTGTCTTTTATGGTGGCATCGCGCAAATTATTGCTGGTATTTTGGAATGGCGTAAGCAAAATACTTTTGGTATGACGGCGTTTACTTCTTATGGTTTGTTCTGGTTGTCTTTAGTGGGAATTATTGTCTTGCCAGCCGCTGGCCTAGCTTCTAAGCCTGAGCCAAGCGCTATGGCTGCTTATTTGTTTATGTGGGGTCTTTTTACGGCGGTGATGTATGTCGCGACTTTAAAACTGGGCAAAGGGTTGCAAATCGTTTTTGCACTTTTAACAATTTTGTTTATGTTGTTGGCCTTGGGTGATATTACTGGAATTACTTTGATTACTAGAATTGCTGGCTACGAAGGAATTGTTTGTGGTTTTTCGGCTATCTATTTAGCTTCCGCGGAAATTCTTAATGAGGTTTACGATAAAAAAATATTGCCGATGTAA
- the trmD gene encoding tRNA (guanosine(37)-N1)-methyltransferase TrmD codes for MNYNIITIFPGMFDSYFNESIIKRAQDKGIINIKTHALRDYTTDKHKTVDDTPYSGGAGMVMMIEPLYKALESVKSEIKTPKSRTILLSAKGRRWTQQVAQEFAELENITMICGRYEGVDQRILEFIDEEISIGDFVLTGGEIGAMTIVDSVTRLLPGVLGNEFSAIDESHSIPGVLEYPQYTKPEIFKVGNKEYTVPEILLSGNHKKIQEWRENMKKKKPSNN; via the coding sequence ATGAACTACAATATAATCACAATTTTCCCAGGCATGTTCGATTCCTATTTCAACGAATCAATTATTAAACGCGCACAAGACAAGGGTATAATCAACATTAAAACACACGCCTTGCGTGATTACACCACCGACAAGCACAAAACTGTCGATGACACACCATACAGTGGCGGCGCCGGTATGGTTATGATGATTGAGCCACTTTACAAGGCGTTAGAGTCCGTTAAATCAGAAATTAAAACACCTAAATCAAGAACTATTCTCCTCTCTGCCAAGGGGCGACGCTGGACTCAACAAGTCGCTCAAGAATTTGCGGAATTAGAAAATATCACCATGATTTGCGGTCGCTATGAAGGTGTTGATCAACGCATCCTAGAGTTTATCGATGAAGAAATCTCTATTGGCGATTTTGTACTAACCGGCGGTGAAATTGGAGCCATGACCATCGTTGATTCTGTTACTCGACTCTTGCCTGGCGTACTCGGTAATGAATTTAGCGCCATTGATGAGTCCCATTCCATTCCTGGCGTCCTTGAATACCCCCAATATACCAAGCCAGAAATCTTTAAGGTCGGCAATAAGGAATATACCGTTCCAGAGATATTATTGTCAGGAAATCACAAAAAAATCCAAGAATGGCGCGAAAACATGAAAAAAAAGAAGCCTTCAAATAACTAA